The proteins below come from a single Piscinibacter gummiphilus genomic window:
- a CDS encoding FAD/NAD(P)-binding protein, producing the protein MTTARIGIIGMGPRGLTVLERIVANERVRKSANIEIFIFDPHPPGVGCHDPEQEDYLLVNTVAGQITQFSDHSVVGAGPILEGPSFYQWLEEQRSSKLGRWAGQPVSPDKYYSRALFGRYLYWVYHYLAALAPSHVQINLVQESILSTDRLAEDSWVLSTKSGSFCVNYLFLTTGHTKPAGKPATGNNPLPGTTLVIDDPYPIKTTTAAITADMTVAIEGMGLTMFDVLGALTTGRGGRFVQDEDGRMRYLPSGQEPRLVTYSRSGLPLTARAINQKGVSVQYKARFLQADKVRAMRAGRKLDFVTDVFPLLLADMQFAYYEAYLRERRDPVTSMLFCNQFLCADVAGREALICQYVPEADRFSWDRLVNPITDDALATPEDFHEWLMDHLRQDLREAYKGNVQGPLKAACDVVRDLRDNLRAAIDHGGLTEASHRWLLSEFNPIMNRIAVGPPASRIAELLALVEAGVLEMSYGPGAACKPGRPGERIRLTSSLWPDRSVAVDVLVKARISMHSPADDASPLLRGLLKAGYVRLFHNGGFHPGGIEVSREFNWVTASGQTLENAWALGIPTEGVKFYTFVVPRSGVNSTAIVDAGRAVSKMISLITGHAPAPHEEPIEAPVPTTEYASAFASLYGALS; encoded by the coding sequence ATGACAACAGCGCGTATTGGCATCATCGGGATGGGGCCACGTGGCCTGACGGTTCTTGAGCGCATAGTCGCCAATGAGCGGGTCAGAAAATCGGCCAATATTGAAATCTTCATCTTCGACCCGCATCCGCCGGGCGTGGGTTGCCACGATCCCGAGCAGGAAGATTACCTGCTCGTGAATACCGTGGCCGGCCAGATCACCCAGTTTTCCGACCATTCGGTCGTGGGTGCCGGCCCGATCCTGGAAGGCCCGTCCTTCTACCAGTGGCTCGAAGAGCAGCGCAGCAGCAAGCTCGGCCGTTGGGCGGGCCAGCCGGTTTCACCCGACAAATACTATTCGCGCGCCCTGTTCGGCCGATACCTGTATTGGGTTTATCACTATCTGGCTGCGTTGGCCCCGTCGCACGTGCAGATAAACCTGGTGCAGGAATCCATCCTGAGCACCGATCGTCTGGCAGAAGATTCCTGGGTGCTTTCCACCAAGAGCGGCTCCTTCTGCGTCAACTACCTGTTTCTCACCACCGGGCATACCAAACCTGCTGGAAAACCGGCAACTGGAAACAACCCCCTGCCCGGAACCACGCTGGTAATTGACGACCCATACCCCATCAAAACTACCACAGCGGCCATCACGGCCGACATGACGGTGGCCATCGAGGGCATGGGGTTGACCATGTTCGATGTGCTGGGCGCACTCACCACCGGCCGCGGTGGCCGATTCGTCCAAGACGAAGACGGCCGCATGCGCTACCTGCCTTCGGGCCAGGAACCCCGGCTGGTCACCTATTCCCGCTCCGGCCTGCCGCTCACCGCGCGCGCCATCAACCAGAAGGGCGTGTCGGTGCAATACAAGGCGCGCTTCCTGCAAGCCGACAAGGTGCGCGCCATGCGCGCCGGCCGCAAGCTCGACTTCGTCACCGACGTCTTCCCGCTGCTGCTGGCCGACATGCAGTTCGCGTACTACGAGGCCTATCTGCGCGAGCGCCGCGACCCGGTGACCTCGATGCTCTTCTGCAACCAGTTCCTGTGCGCCGACGTGGCCGGCCGCGAGGCGCTGATTTGCCAGTACGTGCCCGAAGCCGACCGTTTCTCGTGGGATCGTCTGGTCAACCCGATCACCGACGACGCGCTCGCCACCCCGGAAGACTTCCACGAGTGGCTGATGGACCACCTGCGGCAAGACCTGCGCGAGGCCTACAAGGGCAACGTGCAAGGCCCGCTCAAGGCCGCCTGCGACGTGGTGCGCGATTTGCGCGACAACCTGCGCGCCGCCATCGACCACGGCGGCCTCACCGAGGCCTCGCACCGCTGGTTGCTGTCGGAGTTCAACCCCATCATGAACCGCATCGCGGTGGGCCCACCCGCATCGCGCATCGCCGAACTGCTCGCGCTCGTCGAAGCCGGCGTGCTGGAGATGAGCTACGGCCCCGGTGCTGCCTGCAAGCCAGGCCGACCGGGCGAGCGCATTCGTCTCACCTCCAGCCTGTGGCCCGACAGGAGCGTGGCGGTCGACGTGCTCGTCAAGGCGCGCATCTCGATGCACAGCCCGGCCGACGACGCGTCTCCGCTGCTGCGCGGCCTGTTGAAAGCCGGCTACGTGCGCCTCTTCCACAACGGCGGTTTCCACCCCGGCGGCATCGAGGTCTCGCGCGAATTCAACTGGGTCACGGCCAGCGGCCAGACGCTGGAGAACGCGTGGGCACTCGGCATTCCGACCGAGGGCGTCAAGTTCTACACCTTCGTGGTGCCGCGCTCGGGCGTCAACTCCACCGCGATCGTCGACGCCGGTCGAGCGGTCAGCAAGATGATCTCGCTGATCACCGGCCACGCGCCTGCACCGCATGAAGAGCCCATCGAGGCCCCTGTTCCGACGACGGAGTACGCCTCCGCCTTTGCTTCCCTGTATGGCGCGTTGTCCTGA
- the mltB gene encoding lytic murein transglycosylase B, producing MLLTSGSTFLRCTIPALAALLIGSTWAPDAEAKKPRMQVKSDAEADLVTYGQRDDVMRFAAELAERRGLDAAWVKATLAEARYVPNVAKFIMPPPAATAKNWAAYRARFVEPLRIRTGLAFWRENEKWLQRAEETYGVPPEVIVGVVGVETLYGRHMGNFRVLDALATLSFDFPTGRKDRSAFFRDELEQLFVLAQAEKIDPRELKGSYAGAMGMGQFMPSSWNKYAIDFDGDGHVDLHGSPADVIGSIARYLAEFGWQRGMPPRFDVAPPVDPENRAALLEPDIKPTFTARQFSERGAGLPAAGREFPGLLALVELFNGDAPPSYVAGTANFYAVTRYNWSSYYAMAVLDLGEAIGLIKHKIDR from the coding sequence ATGTTGCTCACGTCTGGTTCGACCTTCCTGCGCTGCACGATTCCTGCCCTCGCCGCCCTCCTGATCGGCAGCACATGGGCGCCCGATGCCGAGGCCAAAAAACCCCGCATGCAGGTCAAGTCAGACGCAGAGGCCGACCTCGTCACCTACGGCCAGCGTGACGACGTGATGCGCTTCGCCGCCGAGCTCGCCGAAAGGCGTGGGCTCGACGCGGCCTGGGTGAAGGCGACGCTGGCCGAGGCACGCTACGTGCCCAACGTGGCCAAGTTCATCATGCCGCCGCCCGCCGCCACGGCGAAGAACTGGGCGGCCTACCGCGCGCGCTTCGTCGAGCCGCTGCGCATTCGCACCGGCCTTGCCTTCTGGCGCGAGAACGAGAAGTGGCTCCAGCGTGCCGAAGAGACTTACGGCGTGCCGCCCGAGGTGATTGTGGGCGTGGTGGGGGTCGAGACGCTGTACGGACGGCACATGGGTAACTTCCGCGTGCTCGACGCCCTGGCCACGCTCTCCTTCGACTTCCCCACCGGCCGCAAGGACCGCAGCGCCTTCTTCCGCGACGAGCTGGAGCAGCTCTTCGTGCTGGCCCAGGCCGAGAAGATCGACCCGCGCGAGTTGAAGGGCAGCTATGCCGGCGCGATGGGCATGGGCCAGTTCATGCCCAGCAGCTGGAACAAGTACGCCATCGACTTCGACGGCGACGGGCATGTCGACCTGCACGGCAGTCCCGCCGACGTGATCGGCAGCATTGCGCGCTACCTCGCCGAATTCGGCTGGCAGCGCGGCATGCCGCCCCGCTTCGACGTGGCCCCGCCGGTCGATCCGGAGAACCGGGCGGCCCTGCTCGAACCCGACATCAAGCCCACCTTCACCGCCCGGCAGTTCAGCGAGCGAGGCGCCGGCCTGCCCGCCGCCGGCCGCGAGTTCCCCGGCCTGCTCGCGCTGGTGGAACTCTTCAACGGCGACGCTCCGCCGAGCTACGTCGCGGGCACGGCCAACTTCTACGCCGTCACCCGCTACAACTGGTCGAGCTACTACGCGATGGCCGTGCTCGACCTCGGCGAAGCGATCGGGCTCATCAAGCACAAGATCGACCGCTGA
- a CDS encoding DUF3488 and transglutaminase-like domain-containing protein encodes MTAPRLGLAARWRHLPREARDTLFLLGVIAWTVLPHVSHLPLWCSVLTAAVLLWRTRLALTNAPLPGRWVLIAVLALAAGLTLWSFRSIFGKEPGVTLAVVLMALKTLELRARRDAFVVFFLGFFIVLTHFLFSQSLLVAVAMLASVWGLLTALVLAHMPVGQPSLRHASRLALRTALLGAPVMVLLFVLFPRMGPLWGVPQDGLVKTGLSNTMRMGSVAEIAIDDSIALRVRFLGAAPAPETLYFRGPVLSNFDGRTWTAGYGASGPAREPLRLNGAPIEYELTAEPTRLFLLPTLEATTAIEPIDGLNSNRRDNLSWGTDRLVQGRVRFKATAHTRFEHGPLQRNTSLRENVQLPPGYNPRTLAWARELGDHPRMANADAPALARAVMQHIATAGFTYTLAPGVYGETNERASLDEFWLDRKEGFCEHFAAAFVVIMRALSVPARVVTGFQGADAAPVDGFYIVRQSHAHAWAEYWVEGQGWVRADPTAAVAPDRIVRSRNLVPAPGLVAGAMANVNPELMAQLRASWELLNNRWNQWVLNYSRGQQLDLLKNIGFDSPSWQDVALLLIGILSGLALLGAVWAWWDRHRQDPWARQAQQMRRSLQALGLPALPHDPPRALASQVQERYGPLGAAVASCLLTLERQRYGPTPLAHPSAQWLRALRGEVRALRRSAQHAPR; translated from the coding sequence ATGACAGCGCCCCGCCTCGGCTTGGCCGCGCGCTGGCGCCACCTGCCGCGCGAGGCGCGCGACACGCTTTTCCTGCTGGGCGTGATCGCCTGGACCGTGCTGCCGCACGTGAGCCACCTGCCGCTGTGGTGCTCCGTGCTCACCGCGGCGGTGCTGCTGTGGCGCACCCGGCTCGCCCTCACCAACGCCCCGCTGCCCGGCCGCTGGGTGCTGATCGCGGTGCTTGCGCTGGCGGCGGGCCTCACGCTGTGGTCCTTCCGTTCGATCTTCGGCAAGGAGCCGGGCGTCACGCTGGCGGTGGTGCTGATGGCGCTGAAGACGCTGGAGCTGCGGGCCCGGCGCGACGCCTTCGTGGTGTTCTTCCTCGGCTTCTTCATCGTGCTCACGCACTTCCTCTTCTCGCAATCGCTGCTGGTGGCGGTGGCGATGCTCGCGTCGGTGTGGGGGCTGCTCACCGCGCTCGTGCTCGCGCACATGCCGGTGGGCCAGCCGAGCCTGCGACACGCCAGCCGGCTTGCGCTGCGCACGGCCCTGTTGGGCGCGCCGGTGATGGTGCTGCTCTTCGTGCTCTTTCCGCGCATGGGGCCGCTGTGGGGCGTGCCGCAGGACGGGCTCGTGAAGACCGGGCTGTCGAACACGATGCGCATGGGCAGCGTGGCCGAGATCGCCATCGACGACAGCATCGCCTTGCGCGTGCGCTTCCTTGGCGCGGCCCCTGCCCCCGAGACGCTGTACTTCCGGGGGCCGGTGCTCAGCAACTTCGACGGACGCACCTGGACGGCAGGCTACGGTGCGAGCGGGCCGGCACGCGAGCCGCTGCGCCTGAACGGCGCCCCCATCGAATACGAGCTGACGGCCGAACCCACGCGCCTCTTCCTGCTGCCCACGCTCGAAGCCACCACCGCCATAGAGCCCATCGACGGCCTGAACAGCAACCGCCGCGACAACCTGAGCTGGGGCACCGACCGCCTGGTGCAGGGCCGCGTGCGCTTCAAGGCGACGGCGCACACCCGCTTCGAACACGGTCCCCTCCAGCGCAACACCAGTCTGCGCGAGAACGTGCAGCTGCCACCCGGCTACAACCCGCGCACCCTCGCCTGGGCGCGCGAACTCGGCGACCACCCCCGCATGGCCAACGCCGATGCACCCGCGCTGGCGCGTGCGGTCATGCAGCACATCGCGACCGCGGGCTTCACCTACACGCTGGCACCCGGCGTCTACGGCGAGACCAACGAGCGGGCCTCACTCGACGAGTTCTGGCTCGACCGCAAGGAAGGCTTCTGCGAACACTTCGCCGCCGCCTTCGTGGTGATCATGCGCGCGCTCAGCGTGCCCGCGCGCGTGGTGACTGGCTTTCAGGGCGCCGACGCCGCGCCGGTCGACGGTTTCTACATCGTGCGCCAGAGCCACGCGCACGCCTGGGCCGAGTATTGGGTCGAAGGCCAGGGGTGGGTGCGCGCCGACCCCACGGCCGCCGTCGCCCCGGACCGCATCGTGCGCAGCCGCAACCTCGTACCCGCCCCCGGCCTCGTGGCCGGCGCCATGGCCAATGTGAACCCGGAGCTCATGGCGCAACTCCGCGCGAGCTGGGAGCTGCTCAACAACCGCTGGAACCAGTGGGTGCTCAACTACTCGCGCGGGCAGCAACTCGACCTCCTGAAGAACATCGGCTTCGACTCGCCAAGCTGGCAGGACGTGGCCCTGCTGCTGATCGGCATCCTGAGCGGCCTGGCGCTGCTCGGCGCGGTGTGGGCCTGGTGGGACCGCCACCGCCAGGACCCCTGGGCGCGGCAGGCGCAGCAGATGCGCCGCAGCCTGCAGGCTCTCGGCCTGCCCGCCCTGCCGCACGACCCGCCGCGGGCGCTGGCGTCGCAGGTGCAGGAGCGTTACGGTCCTCTCGGGGCCGCCGTGGCCAGCTGCCTGCTGACGCTCGAACGGCAGCGCTACGGCCCTACACCGCTTGCGCACCCGTCGGCGCAATGGCTGCGCGCCCTGCGGGGAGAAGTGCGCGCGCTGCGACGAAGCGCGCAACACGCGCCGCGATAA
- a CDS encoding DUF58 domain-containing protein: MSSSPTASRLYDQLNPAAAVRKRFRAWWQARLPRTDTLLLTQRNIYILPTRAGLMFGVTLIVLLLASINYQLSLGYVLTFLLAGSGAVSMHITHNTLRGLTLHLRPPTAVFANTPALLDVTLTSAGRARFGIGLGLESSPGKAVAWTDVPEGGQSSAQVSFVPAQRGRHAVPTIQIETRFPLGLFRAWSVWRPAAQVLVYPKLEQPAAPLPPAHAVPGGPAARRSSDGGEVEGVRSYRRGDPLKMVLWKKAARTLETSGELVTRDTSASVQHQLWLDWAECAGLAPEDRLSRLATWVLAANRAGAEHGLRLPGFEIAPAQGEAQRKHCLEALALWT; this comes from the coding sequence ATGAGCAGCAGTCCCACGGCATCTCGGCTCTACGACCAGCTGAACCCCGCCGCGGCGGTACGCAAACGCTTCCGCGCCTGGTGGCAGGCGCGCCTGCCGCGCACCGACACGCTGCTGCTGACCCAGCGCAACATCTACATCCTGCCCACACGCGCGGGGCTCATGTTCGGCGTGACGCTCATCGTGCTGCTGCTGGCGTCGATCAACTACCAGCTCAGCCTGGGCTACGTGCTGACCTTCCTGCTGGCGGGCAGCGGTGCGGTGTCGATGCACATCACGCACAACACACTGCGCGGGCTCACGCTGCACCTGCGGCCGCCCACCGCCGTGTTCGCCAACACGCCGGCTCTCCTGGACGTGACGCTCACCAGCGCCGGCCGCGCGCGCTTCGGCATTGGGCTCGGGCTGGAGTCGTCGCCCGGCAAGGCGGTGGCCTGGACCGACGTGCCCGAAGGCGGCCAGTCGAGCGCGCAGGTGAGCTTCGTGCCGGCGCAACGCGGCCGCCATGCGGTGCCGACGATCCAGATCGAGACACGCTTCCCGCTCGGGCTCTTTCGCGCGTGGTCGGTCTGGCGGCCGGCGGCGCAGGTGTTGGTCTACCCGAAGCTCGAACAACCCGCCGCGCCACTGCCACCCGCCCACGCCGTGCCCGGCGGCCCGGCCGCTCGCCGCAGCAGCGACGGCGGTGAAGTGGAAGGCGTGCGTAGCTACCGCCGCGGCGACCCGCTGAAGATGGTGCTGTGGAAAAAGGCCGCACGCACGCTCGAGACATCCGGCGAGCTCGTGACCCGCGACACCAGCGCGTCGGTGCAGCATCAGCTCTGGCTCGACTGGGCAGAGTGCGCCGGCCTCGCTCCGGAAGATCGCCTCTCGCGCCTGGCGACCTGGGTGCTCGCCGCCAACCGCGCCGGAGCCGAGCACGGCCTGCGCCTGCCGGGCTTCGAGATCGCGCCGGCGCAAGGCGAAGCGCAGCGCAAGCACTGCCTGGAGGCGCTCGCGCTATGGACATGA
- a CDS encoding MoxR family ATPase, with amino-acid sequence MNTSLATRLTQLTDQISTIIVGKRPQVRDCLACLLAGGHLLIEDVPGVGKTTLAHALAVSLGLRFSRTQFTADLMPADLIGVSVYERSKEAFVFHPGPVFAQVLLADEINRAGPKTQSALLEAMEEHQVTVEGETRALPRPFFVIATQNPTDQLGTYPLPESQLDRFLMCLTLGYPDKASERALLAGVDRREAIAELKAVMTPEELMAAQQEVLKVHASDALLDYLQALIAATRSGAWFVDGLSPRAGIAVLRAAKAHALLDQRDYVAPDDVQAILVQTVAHRLVPVAGAGRGAREQVRAMIEAVPVA; translated from the coding sequence ATGAACACGAGCCTGGCGACACGACTCACCCAACTGACAGACCAGATTAGCACGATCATCGTCGGCAAGCGCCCCCAGGTGCGCGACTGTCTGGCCTGCCTGCTGGCCGGCGGCCACCTCCTCATCGAAGACGTGCCCGGCGTCGGCAAGACGACCCTGGCGCACGCCCTGGCCGTGTCGCTCGGGCTGCGCTTCTCGCGCACCCAGTTCACCGCCGACCTGATGCCGGCCGACCTGATCGGCGTGAGCGTCTACGAGCGCAGCAAGGAGGCCTTCGTCTTCCACCCGGGCCCGGTGTTCGCCCAGGTGCTGCTGGCCGACGAGATCAACCGCGCCGGGCCCAAGACGCAGAGCGCCCTGCTCGAGGCGATGGAGGAGCACCAGGTGACGGTCGAGGGTGAAACGCGCGCCCTGCCCCGCCCCTTCTTCGTGATCGCCACGCAAAACCCGACCGACCAGCTCGGCACCTACCCGCTGCCCGAGTCGCAGCTCGACCGTTTCCTCATGTGCCTCACGCTCGGCTACCCCGACAAGGCGAGCGAACGTGCGCTGCTGGCCGGCGTCGACCGCCGCGAGGCCATCGCCGAACTCAAGGCGGTGATGACACCCGAGGAGCTGATGGCCGCGCAGCAGGAGGTGCTGAAGGTGCACGCGAGCGACGCGCTGCTCGACTACCTGCAGGCGCTGATCGCCGCCACCCGCAGCGGCGCCTGGTTCGTCGATGGCCTCAGCCCGCGTGCCGGCATCGCCGTCCTGCGCGCGGCCAAGGCCCATGCGCTGCTCGACCAGCGCGACTACGTGGCCCCAGACGACGTGCAGGCCATCCTCGTGCAGACGGTGGCGCACCGACTCGTGCCGGTGGCCGGCGCTGGCCGGGGCGCGCGCGAGCAGGTGCGGGCGATGATCGAGGCGGTGCCGGTCGCCTGA
- a CDS encoding histone deacetylase family protein gives MSTALYTHADCHAHDMGHGHPECPQRLDAIHDHLIACGLDVALEHRDAPLVDLRDVELAHSAHYVSELKDRLEQLALTGESRAFDPDTAANAGTWAATQRAAGAAVAATDAVIDGEIDNAFCAVRPPGHHATRDETMGFCFFNNVAIAARHALDVRGLKRVAIVDFDVHHGNGTEDIVAGDDRILMVSFFQHPLYPYSGGVPKGENMINLPIPPYTRGMEIRDMIEAMWMPRLEAFQPQMVFISAGFDAHREDDLGQLGLVEADYEWITRRVKDVADRHAQGRIVSCLEGGYALSALSRSVATHLRVLADL, from the coding sequence ATGTCCACCGCCCTCTACACCCACGCCGACTGCCACGCCCATGACATGGGCCACGGCCACCCCGAGTGCCCGCAGCGGCTCGATGCGATCCACGACCATCTGATCGCCTGTGGGCTCGACGTGGCCCTGGAGCACCGAGACGCGCCCTTGGTCGACCTGCGCGATGTGGAGCTGGCGCACAGCGCGCATTACGTGTCGGAGCTGAAAGACCGGCTGGAGCAACTCGCGCTCACCGGCGAATCGCGCGCCTTCGACCCCGACACCGCCGCCAACGCCGGCACCTGGGCCGCCACGCAGCGCGCGGCCGGTGCGGCCGTGGCCGCCACCGATGCGGTGATCGACGGCGAGATCGACAACGCCTTCTGCGCCGTCCGCCCGCCCGGTCACCACGCCACGCGCGACGAGACCATGGGGTTTTGCTTCTTCAACAACGTGGCCATCGCCGCACGCCATGCGCTCGACGTGCGCGGCCTCAAGCGCGTGGCCATCGTCGACTTCGACGTGCACCACGGCAACGGCACCGAAGACATCGTGGCCGGTGACGACCGCATCCTGATGGTCAGCTTCTTCCAGCACCCGCTGTACCCCTACAGCGGCGGCGTGCCCAAGGGCGAGAACATGATCAACCTGCCCATTCCGCCCTACACGCGCGGCATGGAGATCCGCGACATGATCGAGGCGATGTGGATGCCCCGTCTCGAAGCCTTCCAGCCGCAGATGGTCTTCATCTCGGCCGGCTTCGACGCCCACCGCGAAGACGACCTCGGCCAGCTCGGGCTGGTGGAGGCCGACTACGAGTGGATCACGCGGCGCGTGAAAGACGTGGCCGACCGCCATGCGCAAGGCCGCATCGTCTCGTGCCTCGAAGGTGGCTATGCGCTGAGCGCCCTGTCGCGCAGCGTGGCGACGCACCTGCGGGTGCTGGCCGACCTCTGA
- a CDS encoding mechanosensitive ion channel family protein produces the protein MNATYDLHEFQDLLRNLGTQSALTEAAVLLGCLGVSWLLCAALRRVLHIQGAVLFGRSVVDGVLFPVFALVLALIARQLLASAVTVAVFKLAIPILVSLVLIRLTVRVLSAAFPNSHWMRVIERTVSWIAWIAVVLWVTGVMPAVLEQLDGVRWKVGGAQISLRNLIEGTLTAGVVMVLALWLSAAVERKIIRGTGDDLSMRKMAANVVRAVLLFVGLLFAMSAVGIDLTALSVLGGAVGVGLGFGLQKIAANYVSGFVILAERSLRIGDMVKVDNFEGRITDIRTRYTVIRALNGREAIVPNEMLITQRVENSSLADPRVLITSVVSVAYGTDIRALQPKLIDAIKTVQRVIADPAPGVQLSAFGADGIELTLQYWIRDPENGQGAVKSEVNFAVLAVLDAEGIEIPFPQRVVHTREVPAAAPNKNAG, from the coding sequence ATGAACGCCACCTACGACCTGCACGAGTTCCAGGACCTGCTGCGCAATCTCGGCACCCAGAGTGCGTTGACGGAGGCGGCGGTGCTGCTGGGTTGCCTCGGGGTGTCGTGGCTGCTGTGTGCGGCGTTGCGGCGCGTGCTGCACATCCAGGGGGCGGTGCTCTTCGGGCGCAGCGTGGTCGATGGCGTGCTGTTCCCGGTCTTCGCGCTGGTGCTGGCGCTGATCGCCAGGCAGTTGCTCGCCAGCGCGGTGACGGTGGCGGTGTTCAAGCTGGCGATTCCGATCCTCGTGTCGCTGGTGCTCATCCGCCTCACGGTGCGAGTTCTGTCGGCGGCCTTCCCGAACAGCCACTGGATGCGCGTCATCGAGCGCACCGTCTCCTGGATCGCCTGGATCGCGGTCGTGCTGTGGGTCACCGGCGTGATGCCGGCGGTGCTGGAGCAGCTCGACGGCGTGCGCTGGAAGGTCGGCGGCGCACAGATCTCGCTGCGCAACCTGATCGAGGGCACGCTCACGGCCGGCGTGGTGATGGTGCTGGCGCTGTGGCTCTCGGCCGCCGTCGAACGCAAGATCATCCGCGGCACCGGCGACGACCTCTCGATGCGCAAGATGGCGGCCAACGTGGTGCGCGCGGTGCTGCTCTTCGTCGGCCTGCTGTTCGCGATGTCGGCGGTGGGCATCGATCTCACCGCGCTCAGTGTGCTTGGCGGTGCGGTGGGCGTGGGCTTGGGCTTCGGCCTTCAGAAGATCGCGGCCAACTACGTGAGCGGCTTCGTGATCCTGGCGGAACGGTCGCTTCGAATCGGCGACATGGTCAAGGTCGACAACTTCGAAGGCCGCATCACCGACATCCGCACCCGCTACACCGTGATCCGCGCGCTCAACGGCCGCGAAGCCATCGTGCCGAACGAGATGCTGATCACACAGCGCGTCGAGAACTCGTCGCTCGCCGACCCACGCGTGCTGATCACGAGCGTCGTGTCGGTGGCCTACGGCACCGACATCCGTGCGCTGCAACCCAAGCTGATCGACGCGATCAAGACGGTGCAGCGCGTGATCGCCGACCCCGCCCCGGGGGTGCAGCTGTCGGCCTTCGGTGCCGATGGCATCGAGCTCACCTTGCAGTACTGGATCCGTGACCCCGAGAACGGGCAGGGTGCAGTGAAGTCGGAGGTGAACTTCGCCGTGCTGGCGGTGCTGGATGCCGAAGGCATCGAGATCCCGTTCCCGCAGCGGGTGGTGCACACCCGCGAAGTGCCCGCCGCAGCCCCCAACAAAAACGCCGGCTGA
- a CDS encoding fumarate hydratase — translation MTTIRHADLVESVAAALQYISYYHPADYIQHLARAYEREQSPAAKDAIAQILTNSKMCAEGRRPICQDTGIVNVFLKIGMDVRWEGFKGSIADAVNDGVRKGYLNPDNVLRASVLDDPLFARKNTKDNTPAVIHMEVVPGNTVDVIVAAKGGGSENKSKMVMMNPNDSLVDWVLKTVPTMGAGWCPPGMLGIGVGGTAEKAVLLAKEVLMEDIDMYELLERGPSNKLEELRIELYEKVNALGIGAQGLGGLTTVLDVKIKTYPTHAASKPVAMIPNCAATRHAHFVLDGSGPAYLEAPSLDLWPDVNWAPDYNKSKRVDLNTLTPAEVASWKPGDTLLLNGKMLTGRDAAHKRIQDMLAKGEKLPVDFTNRVIYYVGPVDPVRDEVVGPAGPTTATRMDGFTEMMLAQTGLIAMVGKAERGPVAIEAIKKHKSAYLMAVGGAAYLVAKAIKAAKVVGFADLGMEAIYEFDVKDMPVTVAVDAGGTSAHITGPKEWQAKIGKIPVAVA, via the coding sequence ATGACCACCATCCGCCACGCAGACCTCGTCGAGAGCGTCGCCGCAGCCCTGCAGTACATCAGCTACTACCACCCGGCCGACTATATCCAGCACCTTGCGCGCGCATACGAACGCGAGCAGAGCCCTGCGGCCAAGGATGCCATTGCGCAGATCCTCACCAACTCGAAGATGTGCGCCGAGGGGCGCCGCCCGATCTGCCAAGACACCGGCATCGTCAACGTGTTCCTGAAGATCGGCATGGACGTGCGCTGGGAAGGCTTCAAGGGCTCGATCGCCGATGCGGTGAACGACGGCGTGCGCAAGGGCTACCTCAACCCCGACAACGTGCTGCGCGCGTCCGTGCTCGACGACCCGCTCTTCGCCCGCAAGAACACGAAGGACAACACCCCCGCCGTGATCCACATGGAAGTGGTGCCGGGCAACACCGTCGACGTGATCGTGGCCGCCAAGGGCGGTGGCAGCGAGAACAAGTCGAAGATGGTCATGATGAACCCCAACGACAGCCTGGTCGACTGGGTGCTCAAGACCGTGCCGACCATGGGTGCGGGCTGGTGCCCGCCGGGCATGCTGGGCATCGGCGTCGGCGGCACCGCCGAGAAGGCGGTGCTGCTCGCCAAGGAAGTGTTGATGGAAGACATCGACATGTACGAGCTGCTGGAGCGCGGCCCGAGCAACAAGCTCGAAGAACTGCGCATCGAGCTCTACGAGAAGGTCAACGCGCTCGGCATCGGCGCGCAGGGCCTGGGCGGCCTGACCACGGTGCTCGACGTGAAGATCAAGACCTACCCGACGCACGCGGCCAGCAAGCCGGTCGCGATGATCCCAAACTGCGCCGCCACCCGCCACGCACACTTCGTGCTCGACGGCTCGGGCCCCGCCTACCTCGAAGCCCCGAGCCTAGACCTCTGGCCCGACGTGAATTGGGCGCCCGACTACAACAAGAGCAAGCGTGTCGACCTCAACACGCTCACCCCGGCCGAAGTGGCCAGCTGGAAGCCCGGCGACACGCTGCTGCTCAACGGCAAGATGCTGACCGGCCGCGATGCCGCGCACAAGCGAATCCAGGACATGCTCGCCAAGGGCGAGAAGCTCCCGGTCGACTTCACCAACCGCGTCATCTACTACGTGGGCCCGGTCGACCCGGTGCGCGATGAAGTGGTCGGCCCCGCCGGCCCCACCACCGCCACGCGCATGGACGGCTTCACCGAGATGATGCTGGCGCAGACCGGCCTGATCGCGATGGTCGGCAAGGCCGAGCGTGGCCCGGTCGCCATCGAGGCCATCAAGAAGCACAAGAGCGCCTACCTGATGGCCGTGGGCGGCGCGGCCTACCTCGTGGCCAAGGCCATCAAGGCGGCCAAGGTGGTGGGCTTCGCCGACCTCGGCATGGAAGCCATCTACGAGTTCGACGTGAAGGACATGCCGGTCACCGTGGCGGTCGACGCCGGCGGCACCTCGGCCCACATCACCGGGCCGAAGGAGTGGCAGGCCAAGATCGGGAAGATCCCCGTCGCCGTGGCCTGA